A genomic window from Sphingobacterium sp. BN32 includes:
- a CDS encoding AraC family transcriptional regulator — translation MEELFKIYKVDNQEALRIQNQKYEPHNHNFEELVIGISGQIEHFIDFDSEIYDAPFVSFVSKGKIHRVVPLLKDGRCDFWVLRFKSEFIPETTFNLYAYYHKSATLQFPANRCFTRLDQLCVMIYEEMQQENPELSVVRELLNSLFTMIEVERKKQQLDSNLVYKNQDTTFKNFLSILEENFRRPEGVNYYAEKLFMSARNLNAITQSILQQSVSEIIETRKLIEAKNLLISTDKSISEIGYEIGYTDKAYFASVFKKKSGQTATEFREEMRKLVS, via the coding sequence ATGGAAGAGCTATTTAAAATCTACAAAGTCGACAATCAAGAAGCTTTACGCATTCAAAATCAGAAATATGAGCCTCATAATCATAATTTTGAAGAGCTTGTTATTGGCATTAGCGGTCAGATTGAACATTTTATTGATTTCGACTCGGAGATATATGATGCTCCCTTCGTTAGTTTTGTGAGTAAAGGAAAAATACATCGGGTGGTACCTTTGCTCAAGGATGGTCGTTGTGATTTTTGGGTATTAAGATTTAAAAGCGAATTCATTCCTGAAACAACTTTTAATTTATATGCCTATTATCATAAAAGTGCGACGCTGCAGTTCCCCGCAAACCGCTGTTTTACACGTCTAGATCAGCTTTGTGTTATGATCTATGAGGAAATGCAGCAGGAAAATCCAGAACTCTCGGTGGTTCGTGAATTGCTTAACAGTCTCTTCACCATGATCGAAGTAGAGCGAAAGAAGCAGCAACTAGACAGCAATTTGGTCTACAAAAACCAAGATACCACCTTTAAGAATTTCCTTTCTATACTGGAAGAGAACTTCCGTAGACCCGAAGGCGTGAACTATTATGCCGAAAAACTCTTTATGAGCGCTAGGAATCTCAATGCGATCACACAGAGTATTCTTCAACAGTCAGTTTCCGAAATTATAGAAACAAGAAAACTGATTGAAGCAAAAAATCTACTTATAAGCACCGATAAGAGCATTTCCGAAATAGGATATGAAATTGGCTATACCGATAAGGCATATTTTGCTAGCGTCTTCAAAAAGAAATCCGGACAAACAGCAACAGAATTTAGAGAGGAGATGCGGAAGCTTGTTTCCTAA
- the ygiD gene encoding 4,5-DOPA dioxygenase extradiol, with amino-acid sequence MNRKQFLAAAATLPLAGAAMKLKSLNKFIDGLDASSTMPVLFLGHGSPMNAIEENEFVQGFRNIGSEIEKPKAILVISAHWETRGTFVTAMENPATIHDFGGFPQALFDVQYPAPGSPELADAVKETIKSKEVHLDDKWGLDHGSWSVVKHLYPNADVPIIQMSIDYSMSPAQHYALAKELAGLRKKGVLIIGSGNNVHNLRMVSWQHLNTVGYAFDWAKEANEKMKGYILDRNHQPLIDFHKQGRAFELAIPTPEHYLPMIYALALQDKNEDLLIFNDEAVAGALTMTSLKIG; translated from the coding sequence ATGAATAGAAAACAATTTTTAGCTGCTGCCGCTACCCTACCTTTAGCGGGCGCAGCAATGAAGCTAAAATCATTAAATAAATTTATTGACGGGTTGGACGCAAGCTCAACCATGCCGGTTTTATTCTTAGGCCACGGAAGCCCGATGAATGCTATTGAGGAAAATGAATTTGTGCAGGGTTTCAGAAATATAGGTTCCGAAATTGAAAAACCAAAAGCCATTCTCGTGATTTCCGCGCATTGGGAAACGCGTGGAACCTTTGTGACCGCCATGGAGAACCCCGCAACCATTCACGACTTTGGCGGCTTCCCACAGGCACTGTTTGATGTGCAATATCCTGCTCCGGGTTCTCCTGAACTTGCAGACGCTGTGAAAGAGACCATCAAGAGCAAGGAAGTTCATTTAGATGATAAATGGGGATTGGATCATGGAAGCTGGTCTGTCGTAAAACACCTATACCCAAATGCCGATGTGCCGATCATACAAATGAGTATCGATTATAGCATGTCGCCAGCACAGCACTATGCCTTAGCGAAAGAACTGGCTGGGCTCCGCAAGAAAGGCGTGCTGATTATAGGTAGCGGAAATAACGTACATAATTTGCGTATGGTTTCCTGGCAGCATTTGAACACCGTCGGATATGCGTTTGATTGGGCGAAGGAAGCGAATGAGAAAATGAAAGGATACATTCTGGATCGCAATCACCAGCCGTTGATTGACTTCCACAAGCAAGGACGAGCTTTCGAATTGGCGATCCCGACCCCTGAGCATTATCTGCCGATGATTTATGCTTTGGCGCTGCAAGATAAAAACGAGGATTTGTTGATATTCAACGACGAAGCCGTCGCAGGCGCATTAACCATGACCTCATTAAAAATAGGATAA
- a CDS encoding nuclear transport factor 2 family protein, with protein MKTLITLIASAVFTLATYTLSAANLPDPLKFAKVETIVDHYIDATVNGETELLDYLFTNDFSQSTPNNKNKEMLSKNQMMKHLKSLKNVRYACDTDVQFVEKNEDCSIVKVTKYFSNFKRVDYVTMCNTEDGWKINKVLVAYPEN; from the coding sequence ATGAAAACTTTAATCACTTTAATCGCCTCAGCAGTATTCACTTTAGCAACTTACACATTGTCTGCTGCTAACCTTCCTGACCCATTGAAATTTGCAAAAGTAGAGACGATCGTTGACCACTACATCGATGCAACCGTTAATGGCGAAACCGAATTATTAGATTATCTATTTACAAATGATTTCAGCCAAAGCACGCCAAACAACAAGAACAAAGAGATGCTTTCTAAAAACCAGATGATGAAACATCTAAAATCATTAAAAAACGTAAGATACGCTTGTGATACGGACGTTCAATTTGTAGAGAAAAATGAAGATTGCAGTATCGTAAAGGTAACGAAGTACTTCTCCAACTTTAAACGAGTAGACTACGTAACGATGTGCAACACCGAAGATGGCTGGAAAATTAACAAAGTATTGGTGGCTTACCCTGAGAACTAA
- a CDS encoding PNGase F N-terminal domain-containing protein, with protein sequence MLNRILLLFFLTCILGSLKGQETYKITYHAFRDGAMMKQDPIVLFVSKDKYVITKESIISGQVRYPAEQIFADVKNRKGYRTSFLSAARSISGYDPGIYKELAFVQQDTGAKKILRYDTKLAKTSINSNAIEVWYTNALGLNAAPNFIGQDLGLVLEYRRNGNTGIRVAAIEKLKSWPKNLAQPTESTLLDDLSYKDQLWKSRFIQIPIFQNEQICFQLGIQSDSVLRFAEGTVIVKRVKIPEIGSDSQAFIEVVQKSNGDAYDRTGSVFLVSDDQKQTFFDGMQNGMNSLPMYTDEKGLAYPGMVRTEGFSPVLELMRFFTPFGVSHFNDRVKLKGKTWQDSVSYRQDISEFISSLSGKEVYIGTYIGNYDKGGHKVSLELTIHPGGSNYASGVQVMPLFNTTNVMEMGGQGYPTMYAYEKGLEVKFKLDKDLNNVRLRYITTGHGGWGNGDEFVPKANSIFLDGELKMKFTPWRLDCGSNRLYNPVSGNFENGLSSSDLSRSNWCPGTITNPVFIDLGDLAAGEHTIRVQIPQGPKEGDGQSFWNTSGCLVYE encoded by the coding sequence ATGTTAAATAGAATTCTTCTTTTATTCTTCCTGACCTGCATTCTTGGAAGCCTGAAAGGGCAGGAGACCTACAAAATAACTTATCATGCCTTTCGCGACGGCGCGATGATGAAACAGGATCCAATCGTACTGTTTGTCAGCAAGGATAAGTATGTTATCACTAAAGAGAGCATAATTTCGGGGCAAGTTCGTTATCCGGCTGAACAGATTTTTGCGGATGTTAAAAACAGGAAAGGGTATAGAACTTCCTTTCTTTCCGCAGCACGTTCCATCTCTGGTTATGATCCCGGAATTTACAAGGAGCTAGCGTTTGTTCAACAAGACACGGGAGCGAAGAAAATCTTACGCTATGATACGAAGTTAGCTAAAACCTCCATCAACTCGAATGCGATCGAAGTATGGTATACAAATGCACTTGGATTGAACGCCGCTCCGAATTTTATAGGGCAGGATTTAGGCTTGGTTTTAGAATATCGTCGCAATGGTAATACGGGGATTCGGGTCGCAGCGATAGAGAAGCTGAAAAGCTGGCCAAAGAATCTCGCACAGCCCACTGAATCTACTTTATTGGATGATTTAAGCTATAAAGATCAACTCTGGAAGAGTCGTTTTATCCAAATTCCTATCTTTCAGAATGAGCAAATCTGTTTTCAACTGGGAATTCAATCCGATTCGGTTCTGCGATTTGCGGAAGGAACGGTGATCGTTAAAAGAGTGAAGATTCCGGAAATCGGCTCCGATAGCCAAGCATTTATTGAGGTAGTTCAGAAATCCAATGGTGATGCATACGATCGTACAGGCTCTGTGTTTTTGGTATCCGATGATCAGAAGCAGACCTTTTTTGACGGCATGCAAAACGGAATGAACAGTTTGCCGATGTATACCGATGAGAAGGGCCTGGCTTATCCAGGAATGGTGCGTACGGAAGGCTTTTCTCCGGTATTAGAGCTCATGCGCTTCTTTACACCATTCGGCGTATCTCATTTTAACGATCGCGTGAAGTTAAAAGGGAAGACCTGGCAAGACAGCGTAAGCTATCGTCAAGATATTTCAGAATTCATCAGCAGCCTATCAGGAAAAGAAGTTTATATCGGGACTTACATTGGTAATTACGACAAAGGCGGGCATAAGGTTAGTCTGGAGCTAACCATCCATCCCGGCGGCTCGAACTATGCTTCTGGCGTTCAGGTTATGCCATTGTTCAATACGACCAATGTTATGGAGATGGGCGGGCAAGGATATCCGACGATGTATGCCTATGAGAAAGGGCTGGAAGTTAAATTCAAGCTTGACAAGGACCTCAATAATGTTAGATTACGTTATATCACGACCGGACACGGAGGTTGGGGAAATGGTGATGAGTTTGTCCCTAAAGCGAACAGCATCTTTTTAGATGGCGAATTAAAGATGAAATTTACACCATGGCGTTTAGACTGTGGTAGTAATAGACTTTATAATCCGGTAAGCGGCAACTTTGAAAACGGTCTCTCTTCTTCTGATCTAAGCCGTTCGAACTGGTGTCCCGGTACGATCACAAACCCAGTTTTCATAGACCTAGGCGATTTAGCCGCAGGTGAACATACGATTCGTGTGCAGATTCCACAAGGACCTAAAGAAGGCGATGGACAAAGCTTTTGGAATACCAGTGGATGCCTGGTTTATGAATAG
- a CDS encoding ferredoxin--NADP reductase: MYNFKISEIIQHPNHNISIRFQDLSNSFPAYKAGQFLTLSFTFGEREVRRSYSFSSSPDVDEPYEITVKRVDNGEISRLLHHQTRVGDVIQVMDPQGLFVYEPDVNHKQTIFLFGAGVGITPLFSILKTALVREEHTKIVLVYSNSSKEQTVFYDELLKWQEAYPDRLHIEWIWSNTKNLLKARLNRDYILELVAKYKSEEGDDVFYTCGPLFYMDLCRFTLLGMGVPDDHIKRETFHFPEEEEDEDEKEEEPVDTTSYDVTIRFQGIDHPLTIPYNKSILDVGLENKLKLPYSCKSGMCSTCISQVTKGSVRMDYNEVLTDREVDNGRCLICTSHPLEDGTTIEVL, translated from the coding sequence ATGTACAATTTTAAGATTTCTGAGATCATTCAGCATCCAAATCATAATATTTCTATTCGTTTTCAAGACTTATCCAATAGCTTTCCGGCATATAAGGCAGGACAATTCTTGACCTTGTCTTTCACGTTTGGCGAGCGCGAAGTTCGTCGCTCTTATTCTTTTAGCAGCTCACCTGATGTAGACGAGCCATATGAGATTACGGTAAAGCGCGTCGACAATGGTGAAATCTCAAGATTGCTACATCATCAGACGAGAGTTGGCGATGTCATACAGGTGATGGATCCACAGGGGCTATTTGTGTATGAGCCGGATGTAAATCATAAGCAAACGATCTTCCTATTCGGTGCGGGTGTTGGTATCACGCCCTTGTTTTCCATATTGAAAACTGCTTTAGTTCGTGAGGAGCATACGAAAATAGTCTTGGTTTATAGCAATAGCTCGAAAGAGCAAACCGTATTCTATGATGAACTTTTGAAATGGCAGGAAGCTTATCCCGATCGTTTACACATCGAGTGGATTTGGTCTAACACGAAGAACCTTTTAAAAGCAAGATTAAACCGCGACTATATATTGGAATTAGTTGCCAAATATAAGAGTGAGGAGGGGGACGATGTTTTCTATACCTGTGGTCCATTGTTTTACATGGATTTATGCCGTTTTACTTTATTAGGAATGGGCGTTCCGGACGATCATATCAAACGTGAGACCTTCCATTTCCCGGAAGAAGAAGAGGATGAGGATGAGAAGGAAGAAGAACCGGTGGATACGACAAGTTACGACGTTACTATTCGTTTTCAGGGCATTGACCACCCGCTGACCATACCTTATAACAAAAGCATTTTAGACGTAGGCTTAGAAAATAAGCTAAAGCTACCTTATTCATGCAAATCAGGAATGTGCAGTACCTGTATTTCCCAAGTCACTAAGGGTTCTGTTCGCATGGATTACAATGAAGTATTGACAGATCGAGAGGTAGATAACGGCCGTTGTTTAATATGTACCTCGCATCCTTTGGAGGATGGAACTACTATTGAGGTTTTATAA
- the infB gene encoding translation initiation factor IF-2 has product MSEGKSINLLKAAKELNIGIGTAVDFLVKKGFDVESKPNTKLSADQYGVLLKEFQGDKNVKDEAKQIVIGKIRREEGPAATQGSTPDEPTEQREDSGDVKEILIKNTTAAPAAETAEDKKAEEHHSALKVVGKIDLDSLKRGAKAAPKEEPKEAVAEKPKPVVEEKKEVVEPVKKAEEPVAKPVVEQPKVEEKKEPVKEVEQPKVEAPVKEVKQQPVVEKKPEPVKQQPAQQPTKEQPQDEVIRARSETLSGPKVVGKIQLPVSKPHKPVASSSANAGNNNDNKRKRKRTNKGTGPVGQHDGGDRNNQNQNTGQGQHPNQNRPDGNRPRPGGDNRPGGRGGNQQNDRHGNRGGNNRHHDRRKPEVAKEEPTEKEIQDQIKATLARLSGAGKSGKFAQRAKLRRQKRDDIALSAEEAALEQEAMSKVLRVTEFVTANELANLMDVPVTQVIATCMSLGMFVSINQRLDAETLAIVADEFGYQIEFIKPEDEEVAELEEPDNAANLVSRAPIVTVMGHVDHGKTSLLDYIRKANVTKGEAGGITQHIGAYAVKLDDGRQITFLDTPGHEAFTAMRARGAKVTDIVIIVIAADDAVMPQTKEAINHAMAAGSPIVFAFTKVDKPGANADRIREQLSAMNILVEDWGGKYQAQEISAKTGENVELLLEKVLLEAEMLELTADPKKRAVGSVIEAALDKGRGIVTTVLVQGGTLRVGDPILAGSYSGKVKALTNERGERVKEAGPSVPVQILGMAGAPTAGDKLYVLESESEARQVANKRLQLQREQGMRATKHITLDEIGRRLAIGNFKELNIIVKGDVDGSIEALSDSLLKLSTDEIQVNIIHKSVGAISESDVLLASASDAIIIGFQVRPTQGARKLAENEQIDIRLYSIIYDAIEEIKSAMEGMLAPKLEEKIVAEVEIREVFKISKVGTIAGCMVLDGKINRNNDIRIIRDGVVIHTGRLASLKRFKDDVKEVSQGYECGLSIERFNDIQEKDIVEAFEQVEIKRKL; this is encoded by the coding sequence ATGTCAGAAGGTAAAAGTATAAACTTGCTTAAAGCGGCAAAAGAGCTCAACATTGGGATTGGTACTGCAGTTGACTTTTTAGTGAAAAAAGGATTTGATGTTGAATCAAAGCCTAACACTAAATTAAGTGCAGATCAATACGGGGTTCTTTTGAAGGAATTTCAGGGCGACAAGAATGTCAAAGATGAAGCTAAACAAATTGTTATTGGCAAGATTCGCCGTGAAGAAGGTCCAGCTGCTACTCAAGGCTCGACACCTGATGAGCCTACTGAGCAGCGTGAGGATAGTGGAGATGTAAAAGAGATTTTAATTAAAAATACTACGGCAGCACCTGCCGCTGAGACAGCGGAGGATAAAAAAGCCGAAGAACACCATTCTGCTTTGAAGGTTGTTGGGAAGATTGATTTGGATAGCTTAAAGCGTGGTGCGAAGGCAGCTCCGAAAGAGGAGCCGAAGGAAGCGGTGGCAGAAAAGCCTAAACCGGTAGTGGAAGAGAAGAAAGAGGTGGTTGAGCCAGTTAAGAAAGCGGAAGAGCCTGTTGCTAAGCCTGTAGTAGAACAGCCAAAAGTAGAAGAAAAGAAGGAGCCGGTGAAAGAGGTGGAACAGCCTAAAGTCGAAGCTCCTGTCAAAGAAGTTAAACAACAACCAGTGGTAGAGAAAAAGCCAGAACCTGTAAAGCAACAACCTGCTCAACAGCCAACAAAAGAACAGCCTCAAGATGAGGTTATTCGTGCTCGTTCGGAAACATTAAGTGGTCCGAAGGTAGTAGGTAAAATTCAATTGCCAGTTTCTAAACCGCATAAGCCGGTGGCTTCTTCCTCCGCGAATGCAGGAAACAACAATGACAATAAGCGTAAGCGCAAGCGTACGAATAAAGGAACGGGTCCAGTAGGGCAACATGATGGTGGCGATAGAAATAACCAAAACCAAAATACTGGCCAAGGACAGCATCCAAATCAAAATAGACCGGACGGTAACCGCCCGAGACCGGGAGGCGATAACCGCCCTGGAGGTCGCGGAGGTAATCAACAAAATGATCGTCACGGTAACAGAGGTGGAAATAACCGCCACCATGATCGTAGAAAACCTGAAGTAGCAAAAGAAGAACCTACAGAAAAGGAAATCCAAGATCAAATTAAAGCAACCTTAGCAAGATTGAGTGGAGCCGGTAAATCTGGTAAATTCGCTCAACGTGCTAAACTACGTCGTCAAAAACGTGATGATATAGCTTTATCTGCGGAAGAAGCTGCACTAGAACAAGAAGCGATGTCTAAAGTATTGCGCGTTACGGAGTTCGTAACGGCAAACGAATTGGCGAACTTGATGGATGTTCCGGTAACTCAGGTTATTGCAACTTGTATGAGCTTGGGAATGTTCGTTTCGATCAACCAACGTTTAGACGCAGAGACTTTAGCAATCGTGGCAGATGAGTTCGGATATCAAATCGAATTCATCAAACCAGAGGATGAAGAGGTAGCAGAATTAGAAGAACCAGATAATGCGGCAAACCTAGTTTCTCGTGCTCCAATTGTTACGGTGATGGGACACGTTGACCACGGTAAAACTTCCTTATTAGATTATATCCGTAAGGCAAATGTAACCAAAGGTGAAGCGGGGGGTATTACTCAGCACATCGGTGCATATGCTGTGAAATTAGATGATGGTCGTCAGATTACTTTCTTAGATACACCTGGTCACGAAGCCTTTACAGCGATGCGTGCTCGTGGTGCGAAAGTAACGGATATTGTAATTATCGTTATTGCGGCGGACGACGCTGTGATGCCTCAAACAAAAGAGGCTATTAACCACGCGATGGCTGCAGGATCTCCGATAGTATTTGCTTTCACGAAAGTTGATAAACCAGGTGCAAACGCAGACCGTATTCGTGAGCAACTATCAGCGATGAACATCTTGGTAGAAGATTGGGGTGGTAAATACCAGGCTCAAGAAATTTCTGCTAAAACAGGTGAGAATGTTGAGCTGTTGTTAGAGAAGGTATTGCTAGAAGCTGAAATGTTAGAATTAACTGCAGATCCGAAAAAACGTGCCGTAGGTTCCGTTATTGAGGCTGCATTAGATAAAGGACGTGGTATTGTAACGACAGTACTTGTTCAAGGTGGTACTCTTCGTGTGGGAGATCCAATTCTTGCTGGTTCTTATTCCGGTAAGGTGAAGGCTTTGACCAACGAGCGTGGAGAGCGCGTTAAAGAGGCAGGACCTTCTGTTCCAGTTCAGATATTGGGTATGGCTGGCGCTCCTACAGCAGGGGATAAGCTATACGTATTAGAGAGCGAGTCGGAGGCACGTCAAGTAGCGAATAAACGTCTTCAGTTGCAACGCGAACAAGGTATGCGTGCTACTAAGCACATTACATTGGATGAGATCGGACGTCGTTTGGCAATCGGAAACTTTAAAGAACTTAACATTATTGTTAAGGGTGATGTGGATGGTTCTATCGAGGCGTTATCTGACTCATTATTGAAACTATCTACGGATGAGATTCAAGTGAATATTATCCACAAATCAGTGGGTGCTATTTCCGAGTCAGACGTATTATTAGCTTCGGCATCTGATGCGATTATTATCGGTTTCCAAGTAAGACCTACGCAAGGTGCTCGTAAGCTTGCTGAGAATGAGCAAATCGATATCCGCCTTTACTCGATTATCTATGATGCGATCGAAGAGATTAAATCTGCGATGGAGGGTATGTTGGCTCCGAAATTGGAAGAGAAGATCGTTGCGGAAGTTGAGATCCGTGAGGTATTCAAGATCTCCAAAGTTGGTACCATCGCAGGATGTATGGTTCTTGATGGTAAAATCAACAGAAACAACGATATCCGCATCATTCGTGACGGTGTTGTTATCCATACAGGCCGCCTAGCATCCTTGAAACGTTTCAAAGACGACGTTAAGGAGGTTTCACAAGGCTACGAATGTGGTCTTAGCATTGAAAGATTCAACGATATACAAGAGAAAGATATTGTTGAGGCATTCGAGCAAGTTGAAATCAAGCGTAAGTTGTAA
- the nusA gene encoding transcription termination factor NusA: protein MSSNINLIDSFQEFKDFKNIDRPTVITVLEEVFRSMIRKRFGTDENVDVIVNPDNGDLEIWRTRVVMEDGFSEDDDLEIELAEAHQYDADLEVGDDYIEQITLESFGRRAILAARQTLVSKILELEKDEVFKKYKDREGELVIGEVYQIWKKEILVLDEDNNELILPKTEQIPADYFKKGDSIRAVVHKVDMMNSNPKIIISRTAPEFLQRLFELEVPEIFDGLITIKKIVREPGERAKVAVESYDDRIDPVGACVGMKGSRIHGIVRELRNENIDVINFTTNNSLYITRALSPARITSIKLDDENKTAAVYLKPDQVSLAIGRGGHNIKLAGKLTGYEIDVYRETGEEEEDVDIEEFADEIDNWIIDELKRVGLDTAKSVLSLTEDELIRRTDLEEDTIREIVRILQAEFE, encoded by the coding sequence ATGAGTAGTAATATTAACTTAATAGACTCTTTTCAGGAGTTCAAGGACTTTAAAAACATTGACCGTCCTACAGTAATCACGGTGTTAGAGGAGGTATTCCGTAGTATGATTCGTAAGCGTTTCGGGACGGATGAGAATGTGGATGTTATTGTGAACCCTGACAACGGAGACTTAGAGATCTGGCGTACGCGTGTTGTTATGGAGGATGGTTTTTCAGAAGATGACGATTTAGAAATCGAATTGGCTGAGGCGCACCAATATGATGCGGATCTTGAAGTAGGAGATGATTATATCGAACAGATTACTTTAGAGAGTTTCGGTCGCCGTGCGATATTAGCTGCTCGTCAAACCTTAGTTTCGAAGATTTTAGAATTAGAGAAAGACGAAGTATTCAAAAAATATAAAGATCGCGAAGGCGAACTTGTGATTGGTGAGGTTTACCAAATTTGGAAGAAAGAGATTTTGGTGTTAGACGAAGATAACAACGAATTGATTCTTCCGAAAACTGAACAAATCCCTGCGGATTATTTCAAAAAAGGAGATAGCATTCGTGCGGTAGTTCACAAGGTCGATATGATGAATAGTAATCCTAAGATTATTATCTCTCGTACAGCGCCTGAGTTCCTACAACGTTTGTTCGAATTGGAAGTTCCAGAGATTTTTGATGGCTTGATTACCATTAAGAAAATTGTTCGCGAACCAGGAGAACGTGCTAAAGTAGCTGTTGAATCATACGATGATCGTATCGATCCAGTTGGTGCTTGTGTGGGTATGAAAGGTTCTCGTATTCATGGTATAGTTCGTGAATTGCGCAATGAGAATATTGACGTAATCAACTTTACAACGAATAATTCATTATATATTACGCGTGCTTTAAGTCCTGCTCGTATTACATCGATCAAATTAGATGACGAGAACAAGACTGCAGCGGTATATTTGAAACCTGATCAAGTGTCATTAGCAATTGGTCGTGGTGGTCACAATATTAAATTAGCCGGTAAGTTAACGGGCTACGAAATCGATGTTTACCGTGAGACGGGAGAAGAAGAGGAGGATGTGGATATCGAAGAATTCGCAGACGAAATCGACAACTGGATCATCGACGAATTAAAACGCGTTGGTCTGGATACCGCAAAATCGGTTCTTTCGCTAACTGAAGACGAATTAATCCGTCGTACAGATTTAGAAGAAGATACGATTCGCGAGATCGTTAGGATCTTGCAGGCTGAATTTGAATAA
- the rimP gene encoding ribosome assembly cofactor RimP, whose translation MQVEERVKELVLEKIADREDLFIVSIRFLKNGVLEILLDGDNGIAIEDCVQVSRHVGYHLEEENVIDKAYRLEVSSPGIDTPLMLSRQYEKNVGRNVKVQMLDGTKREGKLLAAGDSSFNLEEVVKEKGKKAQLVEVEIPYDQIKETKVLISFK comes from the coding sequence ATGCAGGTTGAAGAGCGCGTAAAAGAACTAGTTCTAGAAAAGATTGCCGATAGAGAGGATTTGTTTATTGTGAGCATCCGTTTTTTGAAAAATGGTGTTCTGGAAATCCTTCTTGATGGCGATAATGGAATCGCAATTGAAGATTGTGTTCAAGTGAGCAGACATGTGGGTTATCATTTAGAAGAAGAAAATGTAATTGATAAAGCTTATCGATTGGAAGTTTCTTCTCCAGGAATTGATACGCCTTTAATGTTAAGCAGACAATATGAGAAGAATGTCGGACGCAATGTGAAGGTGCAGATGCTTGATGGAACAAAACGAGAGGGGAAATTGCTCGCTGCGGGAGATTCATCTTTCAACCTGGAAGAAGTAGTAAAAGAAAAAGGGAAGAAGGCTCAGTTGGTTGAGGTCGAAATTCCATATGATCAAATAAAAGAAACAAAGGTGTTAATTTCATTTAAATAA
- a CDS encoding LexA family transcriptional regulator: protein MSNIASNLKYLRKKKGVTQQQFADLMEIKRASVGAYEEDRAEPKYELLKKIAEFYELSMDELANDVIDDKWKPTPKSNASNLRVLSVTVDADDRENIELVPVKASAGYLNGYGDPEYVKELPKFSLPMFTQGTYRAFEIKGDSMLPLPSGSLIIAEYVENWHDIKTGQTYIIVSSNDGIVYKRIGQKYKEDKGLKLVSDNKTYEPYWVEAGDIIEVWKAKAFISTELPEPSPEPTLEGLSSMMAQMQKTINAVVDKN, encoded by the coding sequence ATGTCCAACATCGCATCAAATCTGAAGTATCTAAGAAAGAAGAAGGGAGTTACGCAGCAGCAATTTGCTGATTTAATGGAAATTAAACGTGCTTCGGTAGGAGCGTATGAAGAGGATCGGGCAGAACCTAAATATGAATTGCTAAAAAAAATAGCAGAATTCTATGAGTTGTCGATGGACGAATTAGCAAACGATGTGATCGATGATAAATGGAAACCTACGCCAAAAAGCAATGCTTCTAACCTTCGTGTATTGAGTGTGACGGTGGATGCAGACGATCGCGAGAACATAGAATTGGTGCCGGTGAAGGCTAGTGCTGGATATTTAAACGGTTATGGCGACCCGGAATATGTGAAGGAATTACCTAAATTCTCCCTGCCGATGTTTACTCAAGGAACATACCGTGCCTTTGAAATCAAAGGTGACTCGATGTTGCCTTTGCCATCAGGCTCGTTGATCATTGCAGAGTATGTGGAGAACTGGCATGACATTAAGACTGGACAAACTTATATTATTGTATCTTCTAATGATGGGATTGTTTACAAGCGTATCGGACAAAAATATAAAGAGGATAAGGGCCTGAAGTTGGTTTCTGATAATAAAACCTATGAACCTTATTGGGTGGAAGCTGGAGATATCATCGAAGTCTGGAAGGCAAAAGCTTTTATCAGTACGGAGCTGCCTGAGCCAAGTCCGGAGCCTACCTTGGAAGGTCTGTCTTCGATGATGGCGCAAATGCAGAAAACGATCAACGCGGTCGTCGATAAAAATTAA